A window of Myxococcales bacterium genomic DNA:
GTCATGCCGTAGTGTCCCCCCGAAAGCAAGACAGATTTAGGCGGCTTTTAGGGTGAGGTAAGCCGCTTCGACCTCGTTCGGCGTCCGGTAACCGAGCGCCGAGTGGATTCGTTTTTCATTGTACCAGCGGACATATTGGTCGATGG
This region includes:
- a CDS encoding transposase, translating into IDQYVRWYNEKRIHSALGYRTPNEVEAAYLTLKAA